One window from the genome of Pseudonocardia hierapolitana encodes:
- a CDS encoding arginase family protein, whose translation MARTVADAVDHALAEHALPLVLGGDCIITPGVVAGAQRQRRDPAVGLLCLDGDADLATPQTTGSGVLDAMGIAHVLGLADTELARLGAGPPMLTDRRLALIGYDETDPETFDAELLHGRPDLVRFADHQVRADPAGCATAALTALQPNTSSLVVHFDVEAVDSRDLPLANFPHYGTGISLAAAGEVLAVLLCAAPTLAAVVLTEVNPSHDSTGRQLTRYIDTVAGAIARGLAAR comes from the coding sequence GTGGCCCGGACCGTGGCCGACGCCGTCGACCACGCGCTCGCCGAGCACGCACTACCCCTCGTACTGGGCGGCGACTGCATCATCACCCCGGGCGTCGTCGCAGGCGCCCAGCGCCAGCGCCGGGACCCCGCCGTCGGCCTGCTCTGCCTCGACGGGGACGCCGACCTCGCGACCCCGCAGACGACCGGGAGCGGCGTGCTCGACGCCATGGGCATCGCCCACGTGCTCGGCCTGGCCGACACCGAGCTGGCCCGACTGGGTGCCGGACCGCCGATGCTCACCGACCGACGGCTCGCCCTCATCGGCTACGACGAGACCGACCCCGAGACCTTCGACGCCGAACTGCTCCACGGTCGTCCCGACCTGGTCCGGTTCGCCGACCACCAGGTCCGCGCCGATCCCGCCGGTTGCGCGACCGCGGCGCTGACCGCACTGCAGCCGAACACGTCGAGCCTGGTCGTCCACTTCGACGTGGAAGCCGTGGACTCACGCGACCTCCCGCTGGCCAACTTCCCCCACTACGGCACCGGGATCTCCCTCGCCGCGGCGGGCGAGGTGCTTGCCGTCCTGTTGTGCGCCGCACCGACGCTCGCCGCCGTCGTCCTGACCGAGGTCAACCCGAGCCACGATTCCACCGGGCGCCAGCTCACGCGCTACATCGACACCGTCGCCGGCGCGATCGCGCGCGGACTCGCCGCCCGCTGA